One Polaribacter sp. SA4-12 genomic window carries:
- a CDS encoding restriction endonuclease subunit S, with amino-acid sequence MKKYESYKETSIPNLVKELPIHWKSCKMNYLVEVKDGTHDSPSYVDESAYTYPLVTSKDLVSGNLDFYKCKFIKEEDHFNIIKRSDVSKGDILMPMIGSVGSPVIVKTNREFSIKNVALFKTSNNEEINTSYLNYLLSSDFIERQFDLNSNGGVQNFVSLSVLRKLNIFSLPLKEQTKIANYLDHKTTIIDALIDKKEQLIKKLQAQRQAIINELVCKGLDKNAKMKNSGIEWFGEIPEHWKVVKLKYISDVSFSSVDRHQYKDELKVNICHYPDAYKNDKILPETKLSEGTCTFSEYEKYQLKKGQVIITKDSESADDIGVPTFVTQTFQNTVCGYHLAILSTYENQLKGEYLFRFLQTDIVKSFFETNANGVTRFGLGKPTIENLYVPKLEIEEQNKIVYQINLKADKIDSTIIQVKTVIQKLKSYRQSIISEAVTGKIDLRDWQISEKKV; translated from the coding sequence ATGAAGAAATACGAATCATATAAAGAAACTTCTATTCCTAATTTAGTTAAGGAATTACCCATCCACTGGAAGAGTTGTAAGATGAATTATTTGGTAGAAGTTAAAGATGGGACTCACGACTCGCCATCATATGTAGATGAAAGTGCTTATACATACCCGCTGGTTACTTCAAAAGATTTAGTTTCTGGTAATTTAGATTTTTATAAATGTAAATTTATAAAAGAAGAAGATCACTTTAATATTATTAAAAGATCCGATGTTTCAAAAGGTGATATTTTAATGCCAATGATTGGAAGTGTAGGTTCTCCTGTTATTGTTAAAACAAATCGTGAATTTTCAATAAAAAATGTTGCTTTATTTAAGACATCGAATAATGAAGAAATAAATACTTCCTATTTAAACTATCTTTTATCAAGTGATTTTATAGAGAGACAGTTTGATTTAAATTCTAATGGAGGTGTTCAAAACTTTGTTTCTTTGTCTGTTTTGAGAAAATTAAATATTTTTTCATTACCATTAAAAGAACAAACCAAAATAGCAAATTATTTAGACCACAAAACAACTATTATAGATGCTTTAATTGATAAAAAGGAGCAACTTATAAAAAAACTACAAGCACAAAGGCAAGCCATTATTAATGAATTAGTATGCAAAGGTTTAGATAAAAATGCTAAAATGAAAAACTCTGGTATAGAATGGTTTGGAGAAATACCAGAGCACTGGAAGGTTGTGAAGTTGAAGTATATTTCTGATGTTTCTTTTAGTAGTGTTGATAGACATCAATATAAGGATGAACTAAAAGTAAATATTTGTCATTATCCTGATGCCTATAAAAATGATAAAATTCTACCAGAAACTAAATTAAGTGAAGGTACTTGTACCTTTTCGGAATATGAAAAATATCAATTGAAAAAAGGTCAAGTAATAATTACTAAAGATTCTGAAAGTGCTGATGATATTGGTGTTCCAACATTTGTAACTCAAACCTTCCAAAATACTGTTTGCGGTTATCATTTAGCGATATTATCAACTTATGAAAATCAACTAAAAGGAGAATATCTTTTTAGGTTTTTACAAACCGATATCGTAAAATCTTTTTTTGAAACAAACGCTAATGGAGTTACCCGATTTGGACTTGGAAAACCTACAATTGAAAACTTATATGTTCCAAAATTAGAAATAGAAGAGCAAAATAAGATTGTTTATCAAATTAATTTAAAAGCAGATAAAATTGATTCAACAATTATTCAAGTAAAAACAGTAATTCAAAAACTAAAATCCTATCGTCAATCTATCATTAGCGAAGCAGTTACAGGTAAAATAGATTTAAGAGATTGGCAAATTTCTGAAAAAAAGGTTTAA
- a CDS encoding type I restriction-modification system subunit M, with protein sequence MSTNNNKVDVGFIWRITDDVLRDAFKKNEIGDVLLPFVVIRRLDCMLENVNEKVRKSYTDFRDKVSEDKLDPILKKAAGGLTYYNTSKHTLHSLKDEPQYIEINFNNYLNGFNAEVRDILESFQFDKVIARLVKNRLLYEMIDAICKIDLHQNTIDNHSMGYVFEELIRVSNEQSNETAGEHFTPRDVIALMNAIIFTPEKDELSKSGIIRTIFDPACGTGGMVNLGKNFVLDDVCKDNQNKPTILTYGQELNEQSCAIAKSEALISGENPRDVKHGNSFTDDQFQGKKFHYMMANPPYGVTWKKDKNYIENEALNPAGRFYAGTPRSSDGQLLFLQHMISKMDEKNGSRIGVVTNGSPLFTGDAGSGESNIRKWIIENDWLECIVALPKDLFYNTGINTYIWFLTNKKTKERKGKVQLINANASKVTGTNAKGKEETEHIFARSNKKSLGNKRNELTQEHINELVTLYTNFEENQYCKIYNNDDFGFYQLTIEQPKLGAEEIEKLKESYSCFKNPVIKEKSFYDIQTLLDDLEHHKSKIESNIELLDDVEFSRLFCNQVLSKITKKELKELSEFLKKVKKPDSKKRDKENVSLGNHPDEYFEKEVLPHVPEAWIDYDKTRIGYEINFTKYFYEYKGLQPASEIKEDIIELEKEIAKLLNDLLV encoded by the coding sequence ATGAGCACCAATAATAACAAAGTAGACGTAGGTTTTATCTGGAGAATAACAGACGATGTATTACGAGATGCCTTCAAGAAGAATGAAATAGGAGATGTGTTATTACCATTTGTAGTAATAAGAAGATTAGATTGTATGCTCGAAAATGTAAACGAGAAAGTACGCAAATCTTATACCGATTTTAGAGACAAAGTAAGTGAAGATAAATTAGACCCAATCTTAAAGAAGGCTGCAGGAGGTTTAACCTATTATAACACCTCAAAACATACCTTACATTCTTTAAAAGACGAACCACAATACATAGAAATCAATTTTAATAATTACTTAAATGGTTTCAATGCAGAAGTAAGAGATATTTTAGAAAGTTTTCAGTTCGATAAAGTAATTGCACGTTTGGTTAAAAACCGTTTGTTGTATGAAATGATAGATGCTATTTGTAAAATAGATTTACATCAAAATACGATAGACAACCACTCTATGGGTTATGTTTTCGAAGAATTGATTCGTGTTTCTAACGAGCAATCTAATGAAACAGCAGGAGAGCATTTTACACCAAGAGATGTAATTGCCTTAATGAATGCCATTATTTTTACTCCAGAAAAAGACGAATTATCTAAATCAGGAATCATCAGAACTATTTTTGATCCTGCTTGTGGTACAGGTGGAATGGTAAATTTAGGTAAGAATTTTGTGTTAGATGATGTTTGTAAAGACAACCAAAATAAGCCAACTATTTTAACGTACGGACAAGAATTAAACGAGCAATCTTGTGCTATTGCAAAATCGGAAGCCTTAATATCTGGTGAAAACCCAAGAGATGTAAAACACGGAAACTCATTTACAGACGATCAATTTCAAGGGAAAAAATTCCATTATATGATGGCGAATCCGCCTTATGGAGTTACTTGGAAAAAAGACAAAAATTATATAGAAAACGAAGCCTTAAACCCTGCAGGACGTTTTTACGCAGGTACACCACGTTCAAGTGACGGACAATTATTGTTTTTACAACATATGATTTCTAAAATGGACGAGAAAAATGGTTCACGAATAGGTGTGGTAACCAATGGTTCTCCCTTGTTTACAGGTGATGCAGGAAGTGGTGAAAGCAATATTAGAAAATGGATTATAGAAAACGATTGGTTAGAGTGTATTGTTGCCTTACCTAAAGATTTGTTTTACAACACAGGTATCAATACGTATATCTGGTTTTTAACCAATAAAAAAACAAAAGAACGTAAAGGAAAAGTACAGTTAATAAATGCAAATGCATCTAAAGTAACAGGTACAAATGCAAAAGGGAAAGAAGAAACCGAACATATTTTTGCACGTTCTAACAAAAAGAGTTTAGGAAACAAACGAAACGAATTAACTCAAGAACATATTAACGAATTGGTAACTTTATACACCAATTTTGAAGAAAACCAATATTGTAAAATTTATAATAACGACGATTTTGGCTTTTACCAATTAACTATAGAACAACCAAAATTAGGAGCAGAAGAAATAGAAAAACTAAAAGAAAGTTATAGTTGTTTTAAAAATCCCGTGATTAAAGAAAAATCTTTTTATGATATACAGACTTTATTAGACGATTTAGAACATCATAAAAGTAAAATAGAATCTAATATTGAACTTTTAGATGATGTTGAATTTTCAAGGCTTTTTTGTAACCAAGTTTTATCTAAAATAACCAAGAAAGAATTAAAAGAGTTATCAGAGTTTTTGAAAAAAGTAAAAAAACCAGACTCTAAAAAACGAGACAAAGAGAACGTTTCTTTAGGTAATCATCCAGATGAGTATTTCGAAAAAGAAGTATTACCTCACGTGCCAGAAGCTTGGATAGATTATGACAAAACACGTATTGGCTACGAAATTAATTTCACCAAATATTTTTACGAATACAAAGGTTTACAACCAGCTTCTGAAATTAAGGAGGATATTATAGAATTAGAAAAAGAGATTGCTAAACTTTTAAATGATTTGTTGGTATAA